The following coding sequences are from one Sardina pilchardus chromosome 16, fSarPil1.1, whole genome shotgun sequence window:
- the tmem256 gene encoding transmembrane protein 256 — translation MTASRVVTRLAGVSGALAVAAGAYGAHGFRRSDRDDYLKELYETANKYHFYHSLALLGAAHCRKPAVAGTLLVAGMGCFCGSLYHQAITGDPGLSKVAPIGGTLLIAGWAAMII, via the exons ATGACCGCGTCCCGAGTTGTTACGAGATTAGCTGGCGTTTCTGGGGCGCTTGCCGTGGCTGCTGGGGCGTACGGAGCACACG GCTTCAGACGGAGTGACCGAGATGACTACTTGAAAGAG CTGTATGAGACCGCAAACAAGTATCATTTCTACCACAGTCTGGCACTCCTAGGTGCAGCCCACTGCCGGAAGCCTGCCGTG GCTGGCACCTTACTAGTGGCTGGCATGGGGTGCTTCTGTGGATCCTTGTACCACCAGGCGATTACTGGTGACCCCGGCCTCAGCAAGGTGGCACCGATCGGGGGCACACTGCTCATTGCTGGCTGGGCTGCAATGATCATTTGA